Proteins from one Salmo salar chromosome ssa29, Ssal_v3.1, whole genome shotgun sequence genomic window:
- the LOC106590438 gene encoding YTH domain-containing family protein 3 yields MSATTVDQRPKGQGNKVQNGSMHQKDGVNDEDFEPYLSSQTNQNNSYPPMSDPYMPSYYAPSIGFPYSLGEAPWSTAGDPPMPYLTTYGQMSNGEHHFIPDGVFSQPGALGNTPPFLSQHGFNFFPGNADYSTWGTSVSQGQSTQSNAYSNSYVYTPSSLGRAITDGQAGFSSDAQLNKVPVLSSIEQGMTGLKLGTDMGAAVTKTVGSPLGGMSSMAANSMPPLVSSSAPKPTSWAAIARKPAKPQPKVKPKANMGMGGPTIPPPPIKHNMNIGTWDDKGSLNKPPLAQTMMPPQTMVQQTLMGQPLLQSPLPHQHQPQHQPQHQPQHQPQHHHQPFQLQSLQSPQHPQQIPPGPPHPHQHPHQNFSSQPGPPQPMHQHQHSQLPPQNRWVAPRNRGTFNQGGVEGFGMGVGGVPLSASPCSGEVHPVLEKLRALNNYNPKDFDWNLKNGRVFIIKSYSEDDIHRSIKYSIWCSTEHGNKRLDGAYRSLGAKGPLYLLFSVNGSGHFCGVAEMRSPVDYNSYAGVWSQDKWKGKFEVKWAFVKDVPNNQLRHIRLENNDNKPVTNSRDTQEVPLEKAKQVLKIIATFKHTTSIFDDFAHYENRQEEEEALRRERNRNQQ; encoded by the exons tgCAAAACGGATCAATGCATCAGAAGGATGGAGTAAACGATGAAGACTTTGAACCTTACCTAAGCAGTCAGACGAATCAG AATAACAGCTACCCACCAATGTCTGACCCCTACATGCCCAGCTACTATGCTCCCTCCATAGGCTTCCCTTACTCCCTGGGAGAGGCCCCCTGGTCCACTGCGGGGGACCCCCCCATGCCCTACCTGACCACCTATGGACAGATGAGCAACGGCGAGCACCACTTTATCCCCGACGGGGTGTTCAGCCAGCCGGGCGCCCTGGGCAACACCCCTCCCTTCCTCAGCCAGCACGGCTTCAACTTCTTCCCTGGAAACGCAGACTATTCCACCTGGGGCACCAGTGTCTCTCAGGGTCAGTCCACACAGAGCAATGCCTATAGTAATAGTTATGTTTACACCCCTAGTTCCCTGGGGAGGGCTATAACTGACGGACAGGCGGGCTTCAGCAGTGACGCCCAGCTCAATAAGGTCCCGGTGCTGAGCAGCATCGAGCAGGGCATGACTGGGTTAAAACTGGGCACGGACATGGGCGCCGCCGTCACCAAGACTGTCGGCTCGCCCCTCGGGGGCATGAGTAGCATGGCGGCCAATAGCATGCCACCGTTGGTTAGTTCCTCAGCCCCCAAACCCACATCCTGGGCAGCCATCGCCAGGAAGCCGGCCAAGCCCCAGCCCAAGGTCAAGCCCAAAGCCAACATGGGGATGGGGGGCCCTACCATTCCCCCGCCGCCCATCAAGCACAACATGAACATTGGCACCTGGGACGATAAGGGCTCCCTCAACAAGCCCCCCTTAGCTCAGACCATGATGCCCCCTCAGACCATGGTGCAGCAGACCCTGATGGGCCAGCCCCTGCTCCAGAGCCCTCtcccccaccaacatcagccccAACATCAGCCCCAACATCAGCCCCAACATCAGCCCCAGCACCACCACCAACCCTTTCAGCTGCAGTcgctccagtccccccaacatcCCCAGCAGATTCCCCCAGGCCCCCCTCACCCCCACCAACACCCCCACCAGAACTTCTCTTCCCAGCCCGGCCCCCCTCAACCCATGCATCAACACCAACACTCCCAGCTCCCACCCCAGAACCGCTGGGTGGCACCCCGGAACAGGGGCACCTTCAACCAGGGAGGGGTGGAAGGCTTTGGGATGGGTGTTGGTGGGGTCCCCCTCAGTGCCTCTCCCTGCTCCGGGGAGGTGCACCCCGTGTTAGAGAAACTACGGGCCCTCAACAACTACAACCCCAAAGACTTTGACTGGAACCTGAAGAATGGCCGTGTGTTCATCATCAAGAGCTACTCTGAGGACGACATCCACCGCTCCATCAAGTACTCCATCTGGTGCAGCACCGAGCACGGCAACAAGCGCCTGGACGGGGCCTACCGCTCGCTGGGGGCCAAGGGGCCCCTCTACCTGCTGTTCAGCGTCAACGGCAGTGGTCATTTCTGCGGCGTGGCGGAGATGCGCTCGCCCGTGGATTACAACTCCTACGCAGGCGTCTGGTCTCAGGACAAGTGGAAGGGCAAGTTTGAGGTGAAGTGGGCGTTTGTGAAGGACGTGCCCAACAACCAGTTGAGGCACATCAGGCTGGAGAACAATGACAACAAGCCCGTCACCAACTCCAGGGACACTCAGGAGGTGCCTCTGGAGAAGGCCAAGCAAGTGCTTAAAATTATCGCAACTTTCAAGCATACCACCTCAATCTTTGATGACTTTGCACATTATGAGAACCgccaggaggaggaagaggcccTGCGGAGG